The following are from one region of the Gemmatimonadota bacterium genome:
- a CDS encoding neutral/alkaline non-lysosomal ceramidase N-terminal domain-containing protein, with the protein METRLQVGFARTDITPDLGCLLLGYPDPDRRAESVRDRLNANALYLEQNSVRAVILSLDVCIVDDVEVESIRQRIYDRTGIPSDHITVCAIQTHSGPCTIDCWGWSEKDKPYIDRLVERSIEAAVIAAQSPIPVTVGIGTTQSDVGVNRREVLENHEIALGVNPWGPYDPEMTLLRFEGKDGTLVSLIHYGAHPTVFSSANRAVSRDWPGVMIDRVEHLTGAPVFFVNGAVGDIAPRTNSLRAVGDGEMALMEVGARAGMDAMRAYRSIKTFQDLPLSIINGDIMMPYRSLPPLEEAEREFALTKSEKDEPGKGMCEYKHWEAVIHAHKTEPLPGTTYRQVITALGPIAFVPFPGEPFAEIVLRLRQYSPFQYTLCASTSCGSYGYFVTRDSLHRGGYEVWVAKAFGAYILAENIDDVLVEENLALLRNLHDL; encoded by the coding sequence ATGGAAACTCGATTACAGGTCGGATTTGCACGAACGGATATTACCCCAGATCTGGGATGCTTGCTGCTGGGCTACCCGGATCCAGACCGCAGGGCCGAATCCGTACGCGACCGACTCAACGCGAATGCGCTCTACCTGGAACAAAATAGCGTGAGAGCCGTCATCTTGAGCCTTGATGTGTGCATTGTAGATGATGTCGAAGTCGAGTCCATTCGCCAGAGAATCTATGATCGAACAGGCATCCCTTCGGATCATATCACTGTCTGTGCTATCCAGACTCACAGTGGACCCTGCACCATCGATTGCTGGGGATGGAGCGAAAAGGACAAACCCTATATCGATAGGCTCGTCGAGAGAAGCATTGAAGCCGCCGTCATAGCTGCTCAATCACCCATACCTGTAACTGTAGGCATCGGCACAACGCAGAGTGACGTGGGGGTCAACCGACGAGAGGTCCTTGAAAACCACGAGATTGCCCTGGGTGTCAATCCCTGGGGACCTTATGATCCCGAGATGACCCTTTTGCGATTTGAAGGGAAGGATGGGACGCTTGTCTCATTGATTCACTACGGCGCGCATCCAACCGTTTTCTCCAGTGCCAACAGGGCAGTGTCCCGCGATTGGCCAGGTGTCATGATCGACCGGGTGGAACACCTCACGGGCGCTCCGGTTTTCTTTGTCAACGGTGCCGTCGGTGACATCGCCCCCCGCACTAATAGCCTCCGCGCCGTCGGAGACGGCGAAATGGCGCTCATGGAAGTCGGAGCGCGAGCGGGAATGGATGCGATGCGTGCGTACCGGTCCATCAAGACGTTCCAGGACCTGCCGTTGTCCATCATTAACGGGGACATCATGATGCCCTACCGGTCGCTGCCGCCACTGGAAGAAGCCGAGCGGGAGTTCGCCTTGACTAAATCCGAAAAGGATGAGCCAGGGAAGGGCATGTGCGAGTACAAACACTGGGAAGCCGTTATCCATGCCCACAAAACCGAACCGTTACCTGGCACAACTTACCGGCAGGTGATCACTGCTCTCGGACCGATTGCATTTGTCCCTTTTCCCGGCGAGCCATTCGCAGAAATCGTTCTTCGATTGCGCCAGTACAGTCCCTTTCAATATACGCTTTGCGCCAGTACTTCGTGTGGCAGCTATGGCTATTTCGTCACGCGGGATTCGCTACACCGCGGCGGGTACGAAGTTTGGGTGGCCAAAGCCTTCGGCGCGTACATTTTGGCTGAAAACATCGACGACGTCCTGGTCGAAGAAAATCTGGCTCTCTTGCGCAATCTGCACGACCTGTAG
- a CDS encoding CocE/NonD family hydrolase: MPHTEAEYGIVLSKNVMVSMRDGTRLATDIYRPARDGDPLPGPFPTILCRTPYDKSDARYEEIGDFFTPHGYVTVLQDLRGRHLSEGFGQYFHVANINDGLDGYDTVEWIAAQPWSNKRVGAVGSSFAALVQTRMAFHRPPHLTAIWPDVTPINSYHHQAREGGAMQMHMFWALYLHAQDAQEIQNDPEAQDAVWNDLRGIRELLVSMPFQPGQTALSAVPNLEKTLFDYYHRGEYDSFWEQEYNDFERNFERHADIPGTYSSGWYDPYAIAVTGYFAAMAKQNSSPQRLVMGPWNHVGMRGDSSFTGDVDFGSDSVWGVSRYFEEQRRFFDAWLRDSGKEDGPPVSIFVMGRGTGRKTDEGKYHHGGRWRREWEWPLARTRSIQYHFHSQGMLSADEPDEESPSLSFTYDPTNPVPTIGGSLCGIMELPEDDGDLDQMWSRFLSPVTRLRNIVIPGPAHQRESADVFGANPPYQLLADRPDVLVFQTSPLEEDLEVTGSAIVTLWISSSAPDTDFTAKLIDLAPSNDDYPDGYAMNLVDSVIRTRYRNSWEQEELMEPGAVYRVQIPLPPTSNLFQAGHRIRIDISSSNFPRLDLNPNTGEPMGRHTHTVPARNTVYMDKQRPSGVLLPTIPV; encoded by the coding sequence ATGCCTCATACTGAAGCTGAATACGGAATCGTCCTGTCGAAAAACGTCATGGTCTCTATGCGGGACGGTACTCGTCTGGCCACAGATATTTACCGTCCGGCACGCGATGGAGATCCACTGCCGGGGCCCTTTCCCACAATTCTGTGTCGCACCCCGTATGACAAATCCGATGCACGATATGAGGAAATAGGAGACTTCTTTACGCCACACGGGTATGTGACTGTGCTCCAGGACCTGCGAGGCCGACACCTTTCTGAAGGTTTTGGTCAGTACTTCCATGTTGCCAACATCAACGATGGTCTGGATGGCTATGACACGGTAGAATGGATCGCTGCCCAGCCCTGGTCAAACAAACGCGTGGGGGCTGTTGGCAGTTCTTTCGCGGCTCTGGTACAGACACGAATGGCGTTTCACCGTCCGCCACATCTCACCGCCATCTGGCCAGACGTAACACCTATTAACAGCTATCACCATCAGGCTCGAGAAGGCGGGGCCATGCAGATGCACATGTTCTGGGCGCTTTACCTCCATGCTCAGGACGCACAGGAAATCCAGAATGACCCTGAAGCGCAGGACGCTGTCTGGAACGATCTCCGCGGGATTCGCGAGCTTCTCGTTTCGATGCCGTTTCAGCCCGGTCAAACTGCTCTATCTGCAGTTCCCAACCTCGAAAAAACGCTTTTTGACTACTATCATCGGGGAGAGTACGATAGTTTCTGGGAGCAGGAATACAACGATTTCGAGCGGAATTTCGAACGCCACGCGGATATTCCTGGCACTTATTCAAGCGGCTGGTACGACCCATACGCGATAGCCGTCACGGGCTATTTTGCCGCAATGGCCAAACAAAACTCTTCGCCGCAGCGACTGGTGATGGGCCCCTGGAATCACGTGGGGATGAGAGGGGATTCTTCTTTCACGGGAGATGTAGATTTTGGATCTGACAGCGTTTGGGGTGTAAGCCGCTACTTCGAAGAACAACGCCGGTTTTTTGACGCATGGCTAAGAGATTCGGGAAAGGAAGACGGCCCACCTGTGAGTATATTTGTGATGGGCAGGGGAACAGGTCGCAAAACAGACGAGGGAAAATACCATCACGGAGGAAGATGGCGTCGTGAGTGGGAGTGGCCGTTGGCCCGTACCCGTTCCATTCAGTACCACTTTCATTCGCAAGGCATGCTGAGTGCGGATGAGCCTGATGAAGAAAGCCCTTCCCTGTCCTTCACCTACGATCCCACCAATCCGGTACCCACGATTGGAGGCAGTCTGTGCGGTATCATGGAACTTCCCGAGGATGATGGCGACCTGGATCAGATGTGGAGCCGGTTTCTCTCTCCGGTCACGCGACTGCGCAACATCGTCATTCCCGGGCCTGCCCATCAAAGGGAATCTGCCGACGTATTCGGCGCAAATCCCCCTTACCAACTCCTGGCGGATCGGCCAGATGTGCTGGTCTTTCAGACCTCTCCTCTGGAGGAGGATCTGGAAGTAACCGGATCCGCCATCGTCACATTGTGGATTTCTTCCTCGGCTCCCGATACCGATTTCACCGCGAAGCTCATCGACCTTGCGCCGTCTAATGATGACTATCCGGATGGATATGCAATGAACCTCGTGGATTCCGTGATTCGCACGCGGTATCGAAATAGCTGGGAACAGGAAGAACTCATGGAACCCGGTGCAGTCTATCGGGTTCAGATTCCTCTGCCCCCAACCAGTAATTTGTTTCAAGCCGGGCATCGGATTCGGATCGATATATCCAGTAGCAATTTCCCCCGCCTGGACCTGAATCCCAATACGGGCGAACCGATGGGGAGACATACACACACGGTACCCGCACGCAACACGGTATATATGGACAAGCAGCGCCCATCGGGCGTGCTTCTGCCGACGATCCCGGTCTGA